TTGAATCGTCGGCATCAGGAGGCTCGTACTGAGGAGTCGGCTCTGGAATCCCGGATTCAATCATTTGAACTGGCCTATCGGATGCAGATGCAGGCCTCGGATGTGTTTGATATCAATCAGGAGCCCGACCACATTCATGAGATGTATGGCAAAGGCGTGCACGCACGACAGTGCATGATTGCCCGGAGACTGGTCGAACGTGGTGTGCGGTACGTCCAACTCTGGCACGGTGCGGGCCAACCCTGGGACAATCATGACGAAATTGAAAAGGGACATCGTCGATTAGCGGATCAGTGTGCACAGCCCATTGCAGCGTTACTGAAAGACCTCAAGCAACGCGGTCTGCTGCAGGATACGATCGTGATGTGTGGCGGCGAATTTGGAAGAACGCCGGTTGTGGAACTGCCGACTCCCGGGGCGAATGCCGGGAAGATGAACGGTCGAGATCATAATAATCATGGTTTTACTGTCTGGTTAGCCGGTGGCGGTGTCAAAGGAGGTCAAGCATACGGCGCGACAGATGAGTTCGGATTTGCTGCCGTGGAAAATAAAGTCCACGTTCATGATCTACAGGCGACTGTCTTGAAGTTGCTGGGCTTTGACCATGAGCGATTGACCTATCGTTTTGCAGGTCGCGATTTCAGGTTGACGGACGTGCATGGTCGCGTTGTCGAAGATCTCATCGCTTAATGTGGCGTTTCGAACAGTGGCAGTCTGATTAAAACGCTTCTGCTTCCCCTGAAGCAAATTAATCCATGTCTTTACCTATTTTATGTCATATAGGAGCTTGACCTGTTCCCGTTAATAGGGAAGTATTGTCCATGTGTTCCCGTTTTTAAGAGTTGTTGTGTTACTCTGAAAACGGACATCCCGTATCGAAGACGATTGAAGGGGGAAGCGTGTGGCTGGTGATAACGAGCGCATTAAACTGACGCTCGAGTTATTGGGGACTGGTTTATACCCCATTATAGAACAAGAGATGAAAGCGATCTACCAGGATGACTGGATTGATCGTGCTAAAGAGAGTTTCCGAAACTCTCCTCTCACTTCACAGCCAGAAGGCGATGCCATCCGCTGGGACGCCCATTCCACGCTTTTGATTTTGTGGGACCATTGGAACAGTGTCTTTCGTAATCGGCTGACGCCGCTCGAGCGAAGCTATGTCGGCGAGTTAAGGGAATTCCGTAATCGCTGGGCCCATCAGAGTCAGATCAGTACTGATGATACGCTGAGAATTCTTGATACAGCTGCCCGTCTTTTGTCTGCAGCAGGATCGGCACAGGAAGCCCGACAGCTCCAGAGAGAACGCGATCAGTTATTACATCAGATCCTGCAGTATCAGGAACAGATTGTGATCGACTCGGATGATCAGCGTCGAGAGCGGATGCGAGACGCCATTATCTTTCTGGTTTGCGCTGTCGCCATCGATTTAGTTATTTTCTTTTCTTATGGTACCGGTGGTCTGGCGATTCTGTTTGCTTTGTTTGTAGCGGGGGTCTTCGCCTTTCTCGCGTATCAGCGCTGGGTGACTCCCGATCGACCGACCTACGGTGCCCATGAATGTACCAACTGCGGCAAGATCATTTACGGCGAAGCATGTCCTTATTGCAATGAAGATCTCCCGGTATAAGGGGAGTTCAATCGAGCCATTCGTCTTCCGGATCGAATTTCGGGAAGACGATATTGATGATCTTCATCGAACCAATGGCGCGGTGACGAACTCCCGGCGGAATGACAATTGACATCCCGGCGTGCACGGGAATGAATTCATCATCCAGCTGCATTTTCGCATCTTCGCCGCATTCCAGGAAGTAATAGGTTTCCGTCAGTTTGCGATGATAGTGCAGTTCGGCATCCTCTGAGATTTCTGTGACGTGCAACGTGCCTGGAAATTCTGGTACATCGGCGAAGGCACGCCGCGCGGTTCCACAGGGGCATGATGTCCCTTCGATCTGGGAAAAATCAGCGATATGATATTTTTTCTGTGTTGATTCCGGCATTGAAATACCCCCAAGTGGGTCAGTCTACGATTGAAAATGAAATAATAGAGGTGAGTTCCTGCTATGAGCCTCTATTATAGCAGCCTGACCACGAAAGCAAACAATCATTCCAGCTTATTGATTTCATCCAGTAAGACTCGTAAAAACGGTTCGACATCTGTTACGAGCCCTACGGTCTGAAAAGTGCCGCGATCGGCCAGCTTAGTGACTGTAGCCGGATTGATATCGACACAAACCACTTTCACACTCGCCGGGAGTAGGTTTCCGACTGCGATCGAATGCAGGGTGGTAGCAATCATCAGACAGAATGAGACTCCCTGCACCATTTCGCGCATCTTGCGTTGTGCTGCGATGGAGTCGGTGATCACATCCGGCAAGGGACCATCATCGCGAATGCTGCCTGCCAGGACATACGGCACCTGATTTTTGACGCATTCATACATGATGCCGGATTTCAGTACGCCTTGATCGACGGCGTTCTTAATGCTGCCTAAGCGACGAATCCGGTTGATGGATCGCAGATGATGTTCGTGGCCTTCTTCACTGGAGCCGCCATGTTCCATCGAGATTCCCAGAC
This window of the Gimesia fumaroli genome carries:
- a CDS encoding Swt1 family HEPN domain-containing protein gives rise to the protein MAGDNERIKLTLELLGTGLYPIIEQEMKAIYQDDWIDRAKESFRNSPLTSQPEGDAIRWDAHSTLLILWDHWNSVFRNRLTPLERSYVGELREFRNRWAHQSQISTDDTLRILDTAARLLSAAGSAQEARQLQRERDQLLHQILQYQEQIVIDSDDQRRERMRDAIIFLVCAVAIDLVIFFSYGTGGLAILFALFVAGVFAFLAYQRWVTPDRPTYGAHECTNCGKIIYGEACPYCNEDLPV
- a CDS encoding cupin domain-containing protein; translation: MPESTQKKYHIADFSQIEGTSCPCGTARRAFADVPEFPGTLHVTEISEDAELHYHRKLTETYYFLECGEDAKMQLDDEFIPVHAGMSIVIPPGVRHRAIGSMKIINIVFPKFDPEDEWLD